Genomic DNA from Bacteroidota bacterium:
TGTCACAAAATTATAATACCAATCCTGCAATGCACACATCATCTACCTGTTCGAGTGAGCCTCGCCAATTTTCGAAAGTAGTATTTAAAATTTCTTTCTTTTCGTTAGAGAATTTATGGTTAATCTCTGTAATTAATTGCTCTAATTGTTTATGCTTGAATTTTTTTCCCTTTTCTCCACCAAACTGATCGGCATAACCGTCGGTAAATAAATACAAACGATCGCCCTTTGAATAGGATATGTTGTGTGTTGTAAAATCATCTTTCCTTTCTCCAATACCTATCGGCATTTTATCGCCGGGTAATTCTAAAGCACCGTTTGAAGTCATGAGTAAAGGTTTATTATTGGCCGCAGCGTAAGAAATTTCGCCCGAAACCTTATCGATGCAAATTAAAACTCCATCCATTCCGTCCTTTTGCGCTTCCGCCGACATATTGGAAATTAATTTAGCGCGAACATAATTAAATATATCCCCGGGTTTCTCAATCCCCTTTTCTACAATTGCTTCATTTAATAGAGAAGCGTTCAACAAACTCATAAATGCTCCGGGAACACCGTGACCTGTACTATCACATACGGCAAAATAAAAACGGTTTTCCTTTTTCGTTGCCCAATAGAAATCACCGCTCACTATATCTTTGGGTTTGTATAAAATGAAATAGTCGTTGAGTTCCTGATTCAAGAAAGCGTCGTGTGCCAATAATGTTTTCTGAATTTTTTTTGCGTACTGAATAGAATCAACTATTTCCTTTTGTTTTTCCTCCACCAATGTTTTTTGCTTCTCAATAATTTGCTTTTGCTCTTGAGAAATTTTATAGCGGCTATACATGAAAGCAGCAAACACAATTACAAGAAGTAAACCTCCATACAAAAAATACCTTCGGGTTTTTTCGTTTTTCAACTCTGACTGAATTAATATTTTTTGTTCATGGGCACGCAAACTATCAGCAGCGGCTTTTTTAGTGTAATCAAATTCGAATTGCTTTTGCGCTATTTCACGAATACGCTCGGCACTGTTTAAAGTATCACGAATTGAAATGAAACGCTCAAAATAAGGTAATGCCTTTGCAGGATTCTTAAGAGCAGAATACGCATAATACAAACATTTGCACGCATCACGTATCTCACCATCCGATTGAATTTTCTCAGCAATTGTCAAGCTATTTTCACACAGTGTTACGCCTTTGGCAGGATCACCCAATTTAATGGCACAATTTCCTAAACCCATTAAAGCAACTGCTTCATTTCTTTGTTCTCCAATTTCACGCGCCAAATTTAATGCCTCCGAAAAATATTTCACTGCGTCGTTGAAATGAGCCGTTACTTCTTCTTTCGGTTTATTTTCGCGTTCTGCTGTATATCCGAACTCCGCATTTAAGCTGCCTAAACTTACCAATGAAAGTACGATTCCATCTTTCTCTCCAATTTCCTTCCTTAAATCGAGTGATTTTAGTTGGTAGATTAATGAAATTTTTAAGTCGCCTTTTTCCTGATAAAGATTACTGATGTTACTGTAATTGCTGGCCATTCCGGATTTGAAACCCGTCAAGCTATCCATCTGCAAACTCTTGACAAAATATTTAATAGAGTTTTCATAATTCTTTTGAATGCCATAAATAATTCCAACATTCCCTAAGGCAATTGATTGCGCTTTCTTATCGCCCATTTCCTCTACCACCTTCAAACTTTGAAAATAAAAATCTAGTGCCAAAGGATAATCACCTTTATCTAAATAAACATTACCAATGTTATTATAGGTTTTACCCAGTAAAGTTTTTGCAAAAACTTTCAGAGTGGTGTCTTGTCCGAATATTAATGCTTTCAACTCAGCAACACTTTCACTATAGTTATCGATAGCTAATTTATATTCACCCTTCACATAATAACTTAATGCAATGTTGTTACGCGCGCCGACTTCAAATTTTTTCAATCCACGCTCCTTACTGAATTGCAACAATTGATTGGAGAGAATTAATGTGGTATCAGGATTATTAAATGCTAAACGACGCGAATAAACATGCATAGCCATAGCGCGAACCGTGTCATGACGATTTGCATTATTCCAAACATCAATTAAACTGTCGTTTTGAGAAAAAATCGTACTTGCAAAAAACAAAAAGCAACAAATCGAGAATAGGATTTTTTTAATACTGTTCATTCGACTTGTTGCTTTAATAAAACTAAGCTTCCACCGCTTCGTTTATATACGATTCGATTGGAGCGCAAGAACAAACTAAATGTCTATCGCCATATGCATTATCTACACGAGCAACACTTGGCCAAAACTTATTTTCTTTCACCCACTTTAACGGATATACAGCTTTTTCACGGCTATATGGCTTATCGTATTTGTCGCTGATAATTAATTTAGCGGTGTGTGGTGCGTTTTTAATTACGTTATTTACTTTGTCAGCTTTGCCATCAATGATTTCCTGAATTTCCTTTCGGATGGTAATCATGGCTTCGCAGAAACGATCTAACTCTGCCTTGCTTTCACTCTCAGTTGGTTCAACCATTAAAGTATTTACCACAGGGA
This window encodes:
- a CDS encoding tetratricopeptide repeat protein; this translates as MNSIKKILFSICCFLFFASTIFSQNDSLIDVWNNANRHDTVRAMAMHVYSRRLAFNNPDTTLILSNQLLQFSKERGLKKFEVGARNNIALSYYVKGEYKLAIDNYSESVAELKALIFGQDTTLKVFAKTLLGKTYNNIGNVYLDKGDYPLALDFYFQSLKVVEEMGDKKAQSIALGNVGIIYGIQKNYENSIKYFVKSLQMDSLTGFKSGMASNYSNISNLYQEKGDLKISLIYQLKSLDLRKEIGEKDGIVLSLVSLGSLNAEFGYTAERENKPKEEVTAHFNDAVKYFSEALNLAREIGEQRNEAVALMGLGNCAIKLGDPAKGVTLCENSLTIAEKIQSDGEIRDACKCLYYAYSALKNPAKALPYFERFISIRDTLNSAERIREIAQKQFEFDYTKKAAADSLRAHEQKILIQSELKNEKTRRYFLYGGLLLVIVFAAFMYSRYKISQEQKQIIEKQKTLVEEKQKEIVDSIQYAKKIQKTLLAHDAFLNQELNDYFILYKPKDIVSGDFYWATKKENRFYFAVCDSTGHGVPGAFMSLLNASLLNEAIVEKGIEKPGDIFNYVRAKLISNMSAEAQKDGMDGVLICIDKVSGEISYAAANNKPLLMTSNGALELPGDKMPIGIGERKDDFTTHNISYSKGDRLYLFTDGYADQFGGEKGKKFKHKQLEQLITEINHKFSNEKKEILNTTFENWRGSLEQVDDVCIAGLVL